A genome region from Erigeron canadensis isolate Cc75 chromosome 3, C_canadensis_v1, whole genome shotgun sequence includes the following:
- the LOC122593287 gene encoding heat shock 70 kDa protein 8 translates to MSEEQAYTVASDSDTTAGEERSSASFPEIAIGIDIGTCHASLAVWNGSNSQVELIRNTRNQKLIKSYVTFRDESPVGGVTNQLSNEYEMLSGSSIFNMKRLIGRLDTDPIVSQASKTLPFLIQTLGVGVKPFIAALVDNIWRSTTPEEVLAIYLVELKGLAQMRLKRPVRNVILTVPAAFSRFQLTRIARSCAMAGLHVLRLMPEPAAVALLYAQQQLQQQQPLNENMGSGSEKIGLIFNMGAGYTDAAIIATAGGVSQMKALAGSSIGGEDLLQNTMHHLLPEMDTLFSSRGFQEIKAMGILRVATQDAIHRLSFQPSVQIDIDLGNGTKICKVIDVEEFEEINNRVFEKCAALITQCLDDSKVKAECIDDVILVGGCTNIPKVKNIVMGICKKSEIYSNINPLEAAVRGAALEGALASGVNDPFGSLDLLTIQVNANSIGIQADRNNFVPIISQNTTMPARREIVFTTVHDNQTEALVVVYEGDEKTVDENHMLGYFKVVGIPPAPKGVPEINVCMDIDASNMLRVMAGVLMPGAKNPVVPMMEVRMPTADDGHGLCANALNRSFGSTLNVVTLQNKIPK, encoded by the coding sequence ATGAGTGAAGAACAAGCATACACTGTGGCGTCGGACAGTGATACGACTGCCGGGGAGGAAAGATCGTCGGCCTCTTTCCCAGAAATAGCAATCGGTATCGACATCGGTACCTGTCATGCTAGTCTTGCGGTTTGGAACGGTTCCAATTCCCAAGTAGAACTTATCAGGAACACAAGAAACCAAAAGCTAATCAAATCGTATGTCACTTTTAGAGACGAATCCCCTGTAGGCGGAGTCACTAATCAACTATCTAATGAATATGAAATGTTGTCGGGGTCCTCCATTTTTAACATGAAGCGTTTAATCGGTAGACTTGACACTGACCCAATTGTCTCTCAAGCTAGCAAGACTTTACCTTTTCTCATTCAAACTTTGGGTGTTGGTGTCAAGCCGTTCATTGCGGCATTGGTGGATAACATATGGAGATCAACTACCCCGGAAGAAGTTCTTGCAATTTATCTTGTGGAATTAAAAGGTTTAGCACAAATGCGACTTAAACGGCCTGTCAGAAACGTTATCTTAACTGTACCGGCTGCGTTTAGCAGGTTTCAGTTAACAAGGATTGCTCGATCATGTGCGATGGCTGGTCTTCATGTTCTCAGATTGATGCCTGAACCAGCTGCTGTTGCTTTGCTCTATGCCCAGCAACAGCTACAACAACAGCAGCCATTAAATGAAAATATGGGTAGTGGGAGTGAGAAAATTGGTCTTATATTTAACATGGGTGCAGGGTATACAGATGCGGCTATAATAGCGACAGCTGGGGGAGTGTCACAGATGAAGGCACTGGCAGGTAGTAGCATAGGAGGCGAGGATTTGCTTCAGAATACAATGCATCATCTTTTACCTGAAATGGATACTCTCTTTTCGAGTCGTGGATTTCAGGAAATAAAAGCTATGGGCATTCTTCGAGTTGCCACACAAGATGCAATACACAGGCTCTCCTTTCAACCCAGTGTTCAAATTGACATTGACCTCGGAAATGGTACAAAAATATGCAAAGTCATTGATGTGGAGGAATTTGAGGAAATCAACAACCGGGTTTTTGAAAAGTGTGCTGCTTTAATAACACAATGCCTGGATGACTCAAAGGTGAAAGCCGAATGTATAGATGACGTGATTCTGGTTGGTGGTTGTACTAATATTCCTAAAGTGAAGAACATTGTGATGGGTATCTGTAAAAAAAGTGAAATCTATTCGAATATAAACCCATTAGAAGCTGCTGTTCGTGGGGCGGCACTGGAAGGGGCATTGGCTTCTGGCGTTAATGATCCTTTTGGAAGTTTAGACCTTTTAACTATACAGGTAAATGCAAATAGCATCGGGATTCAAGCAGATAGAAACAACTTTGTACCCATCATAAGTCAGAACACTACTATGCCTGCCAGGAGAGAGATTGTTTTTACAACGGTCCATGACAACCAAACTGAGGCTTTGGTGGTTGTATATGAAGGTGATGAGAAGACGGTGGACGAGAATCACATGTTGGGGTATTTTAAGGTTGTAGGGATACCTCCGGCTCCTAAAGGGGTACCAGAAATCAATGTATGTATGGATATTGATGCTTCAAATATGCTTAGAGTTATGGCTGGGGTTCTAATGCCTGGAGCAAAAAATCCAGTGGTTCCTATGATGGAAGTGAGGATGCCAACTGCTGACGATGGTCATGGGCTATGTGCCAATGCTTTGAACAGATCATTCGGATCTACCTTAAATGTGGTAACACTCCAGAACAAAATACCTAAGTGA